GCACCGCCATGCTGTTCAGCAATATCAGCTAGCGTTTTTAATAAGGCTGTTTCAACATCTGCATCTGCATGTTTTCCTAACATCGATAATGCTTGTCGATTAGAAAATATACCCTTGAGCAGCATTTCGCTGTTATCTTTTTCAATACCATTAATAATCAAATCAACAGCGTCAGCAGAATGGCTGATAAAATGATTGTATAAATCTGCATGCTGTTGCTTCAGTAATGCAATTTTTTTTAAGTATTGTTTGGTTGATGCCGGGTTCCCCGTCCATCCAATTAGCATATAAATATCCTTTGGTAATGAAATCCGTTTTACTGAGAAATATGGCCAATACTGCCCTGCTAACTTGGTTACTGATGCAGCACTTTCATATGCACGTTTTAACCATTCTGCCTGAAACGATGTATAAACCAGCATTCCACCGAACGATGACGCTGCTACATCAGCACCAGATCCGCTTCCTTGGGTGTTCACGTGTGCAATCGCTGCTAATTTAAAAAGCAGCATCGGTGTGCAGTTTATGGAGTGTTTCTCCAAAACTGCTTTAATTACTGCTGTTACTACGGCTGCACTCGAACCCAGCCCATACTTAATCCCCGATTCATCATCCAATTCGCTGTTAATGGATAAATCGAATTTTGTAAGAGTTTGTCCTTGTTCAATTATATACCGATATGCTATATTCATTGCATTTTCGACAAAGTTTACATTTTTGTCGTTCGTCACGATATGTATTTTTTCATTCTTTATTTCCCAACGTAAATTTTCGAGGTTTAGCTTTGGGAGGGATAAACGTCTTTCGTTACTGGTTGAAATGGTGGCATAAACAAAACGATCAACAGCCATTACTATTGATCGCTTATAGGCTTCTAATATCGCATGTTCTCCCGCAAGCATTAATTTACCTGGTACTTTAATGGTCATTTTTTCGTTTGTCACTGTTTTCATCCCCTATTGATAGGTGACTCCTTGACCTGAACGACTAACAATTACATTCGTAACACCAGGTATTTTGCGGAGCGTTTCTTGAATAACTTCTTCGTTTTCCGGTTGATAAAGTACTTTTACATTTGGTCCGGCATCTATTGTGAAATAGGCAGGAATACCATTTGTACGTAATGCCTGAACAGTTTGCATTACCGTTAACGTTGTATCATGCCAATACGTAAATGGCGGTGTTGCACCCAAGGTAGTCGCATGCATCTTTTGACAATTTGCTTCAGCGATTTCACCCATTCTCTCAAAGTCACGATCTTGTATCGCTGATTTGATGTTCTTTAGATCTGTTGGAATGTTATCCACCCAGCTAGTATAAAATAGCGATGTTTCAACTGTACGTTTCATACCTACACGACTTGAAACTTTTTTCTTGTCAGAAGACAGAACAACTGCTGCAACTCGTACGTCCCAATGCTTCTGTGGTGCTACAGGTACGGCAAAAGAATCTGAACCATCATCCTTTGATCCCTTTTCCCACTCAACAAAACCGCCATAAATTGACCGGCACGCAGATCCT
This Virgibacillus phasianinus DNA region includes the following protein-coding sequences:
- a CDS encoding phosphomevalonate kinase yields the protein MTNEKMTIKVPGKLMLAGEHAILEAYKRSIVMAVDRFVYATISTSNERRLSLPKLNLENLRWEIKNEKIHIVTNDKNVNFVENAMNIAYRYIIEQGQTLTKFDLSINSELDDESGIKYGLGSSAAVVTAVIKAVLEKHSINCTPMLLFKLAAIAHVNTQGSGSGADVAASSFGGMLVYTSFQAEWLKRAYESAASVTKLAGQYWPYFSVKRISLPKDIYMLIGWTGNPASTKQYLKKIALLKQQHADLYNHFISHSADAVDLIINGIEKDNSEMLLKGIFSNRQALSMLGKHADADVETALLKTLADIAEQHGGAGKPSGAGGGDCGVAFLPGKEKMDTVIREWQEAGIKPLTLGLNQCGASV
- the mvaD gene encoding diphosphomevalonate decarboxylase; its protein translation is MKATAKAHTNIALIKYWGKRDESLILPMNNSLSLTLDGFYTETTVAFNHDLTEDIFYLDHEQISGEQFTKVSTFLDLIRSYANRPGLFAEVRSINAVPTAAGFASSASGFAALAAAATRALDLSIDDRTLSRLTRRGSGSACRSIYGGFVEWEKGSKDDGSDSFAVPVAPQKHWDVRVAAVVLSSDKKKVSSRVGMKRTVETSLFYTSWVDNIPTDLKNIKSAIQDRDFERMGEIAEANCQKMHATTLGATPPFTYWHDTTLTVMQTVQALRTNGIPAYFTIDAGPNVKVLYQPENEEVIQETLRKIPGVTNVIVSRSGQGVTYQ